In the Pseudolabrys taiwanensis genome, one interval contains:
- a CDS encoding IclR family transcriptional regulator: MKLETLDRSEDDERAGGSELIQSVVMTGQIIEALAAAGEPMRLTAIANQLGEPKAKMHRHLSTLKHLGFVDQDPKNETYRLGLKLVHIGQAATDQFDLRRLAEPYMARLRDLTYQTVVLSTPANGDAIIGAVVDSPNMVSISVRLGYRLPAHASAQGRITLAFSPSAMQQRVLARKLQAFTPRTLTEPAKLRERLARIREELYDVSMDETLLGISVAAAPILNYENELVGAIGIVGTTQYVREPVDPEQLKLLRACTKAISLKLNSTAYEGLGIPNLREFIFD, translated from the coding sequence ATGAAGCTCGAGACGCTCGACCGCAGCGAAGATGACGAGCGCGCTGGCGGCTCCGAACTCATCCAATCGGTCGTGATGACCGGCCAGATCATCGAGGCGCTCGCCGCCGCCGGCGAGCCGATGCGGCTGACCGCGATCGCCAATCAGCTGGGCGAGCCCAAGGCCAAGATGCACCGGCACCTCTCGACGCTGAAGCATTTAGGCTTCGTCGATCAGGATCCGAAGAACGAGACCTACCGTCTTGGTCTCAAGCTCGTGCATATCGGGCAGGCGGCCACCGACCAATTCGATCTGCGCCGGCTTGCCGAGCCCTACATGGCCCGTTTGCGCGATCTCACCTACCAGACGGTGGTGTTGAGCACGCCGGCCAATGGCGATGCCATCATCGGCGCGGTCGTCGACAGCCCCAACATGGTGAGCATTTCCGTGCGCCTCGGCTATCGCTTGCCGGCACACGCCTCCGCGCAGGGACGCATCACACTGGCCTTTTCGCCAAGCGCGATGCAGCAGCGCGTGCTGGCGCGCAAGCTGCAGGCGTTCACGCCACGTACGCTGACCGAGCCCGCGAAGTTGCGCGAACGCCTCGCTCGGATCCGCGAGGAGCTTTACGACGTCTCCATGGACGAGACTTTGCTCGGCATCTCGGTCGCGGCGGCGCCGATCCTGAATTACGAGAATGAGCTCGTCGGCGCCATCGGCATCGTCGGTACGACGCAGTATGTGCGCGAGCCGGTCGATCCCGAGCAGTTGAAGCTCTTGCGCGCGTGCACAAAGGCGATCTCGTTGAAGCTCAATTCGACGGCCTATGAAGGCCTCGGCATTCCAAATTTGCGGGAGTTCATCTTCGACTGA
- a CDS encoding ABC transporter substrate-binding protein — protein MSQFRWVSALLIGGVAAMTGALTAQAQGVYKVGMSAGLTGYAATVDRAWRDGVEVAIAAINAKGGINGRKVELVVEDNRSEPQEAVTAYRKMISSDKAQVFASGCVSAGNFAAAPLVVRAETPMVLCSILPQQPDHVKWAFTTIPPPRFEVETRLEYIQKKTQIKKIGVLHDPSPYANAQKAAAEKEAKDYGLEIVGVEQYKTDDADLSVQIQKMYAAGARAIIKIGLGGTTLTAAKNIKQLGLDMIMLTSLEDIAVFRPVAEVLGDKFFFVASPAQVYDGLTDSPLKTEIGKFLTPWRAKYQDRDPNWAGRGWDAMMLIAAAAEKAKSVDGPKVRDTLETMDNFQGTTGIYHFSATNHQGITENPLLLATIVGGQVKVVK, from the coding sequence ATGTCGCAATTTCGGTGGGTTTCCGCGCTGCTTATCGGCGGCGTGGCTGCAATGACCGGTGCGCTGACGGCACAGGCGCAAGGCGTCTACAAAGTCGGTATGTCGGCCGGCCTGACCGGCTACGCAGCGACGGTCGACCGCGCCTGGCGCGATGGCGTCGAGGTGGCGATTGCGGCGATCAACGCCAAAGGCGGCATTAATGGCCGCAAGGTCGAACTCGTCGTCGAGGACAATCGCTCCGAGCCGCAAGAGGCGGTGACAGCCTATCGCAAGATGATCTCGTCCGATAAGGCGCAGGTCTTCGCCAGCGGATGCGTTTCCGCCGGCAACTTCGCGGCGGCGCCGCTCGTCGTGCGCGCGGAAACGCCGATGGTGCTCTGCTCGATCCTGCCGCAGCAGCCCGATCATGTGAAATGGGCCTTCACCACCATTCCGCCGCCGCGCTTCGAGGTCGAAACGCGGCTCGAATACATCCAGAAGAAAACGCAGATCAAGAAGATCGGCGTGCTGCACGATCCGTCGCCTTATGCCAACGCGCAAAAGGCGGCAGCCGAGAAGGAGGCCAAGGATTACGGCCTCGAGATCGTCGGCGTCGAGCAATACAAGACCGACGACGCCGATCTCAGCGTTCAGATCCAGAAGATGTATGCGGCGGGCGCCCGCGCGATCATCAAGATCGGTCTCGGCGGCACGACGCTCACGGCTGCGAAGAACATCAAGCAGCTCGGTCTCGACATGATCATGCTGACGAGCCTCGAGGACATTGCCGTGTTCCGGCCGGTGGCCGAAGTGCTCGGCGACAAATTCTTCTTCGTCGCCTCGCCGGCCCAGGTCTACGACGGGCTGACCGACAGCCCGCTCAAGACCGAGATCGGCAAATTCCTGACGCCCTGGCGCGCCAAGTATCAGGATCGCGATCCGAACTGGGCTGGCCGCGGCTGGGACGCCATGATGCTGATCGCGGCGGCGGCCGAGAAGGCGAAGTCGGTGGATGGGCCGAAGGTGCGCGACACCTTGGAGACCATGGACAACTTCCAGGGCACCACCGGCATCTATCATTTCTCGGCGACCAACCACCAAGGCATCACCGAGAATCCGCTGCTGCTCGCCACGATTGTTGGCGGCCAAGTCAAAGTGGTGAAGTGA
- a CDS encoding ABC transporter ATP-binding protein, with the protein MSQSVSTTRILEVEGLSARYGHVEALRPVDLHVEDGELIAILGPNGAGKSTLMNAIMGLVPTEGRVRFRGRDVPRRAPAEAAALGIVLVPEGRGIFAPMTVAENLELGAYLLSDKREFARRHERVLSMFPRLKERLTQTAGSLSGGEQQMLAVGRALMAEPKILLLDEPSLGLAPRVIEEILQTLGELNRQGLSIILVEQKAPLVLTLARRAYLLSVGTIAAEIDPRTIKSHDELAHYYLG; encoded by the coding sequence GTGAGCCAGTCCGTCTCCACCACCCGCATTCTCGAGGTCGAAGGGCTCTCGGCGCGCTATGGGCACGTCGAGGCTCTTCGCCCGGTCGATTTGCATGTCGAGGACGGCGAGCTCATCGCGATCCTGGGGCCGAACGGCGCCGGCAAATCGACCCTCATGAATGCGATCATGGGACTGGTGCCGACGGAAGGGCGTGTGCGGTTTCGCGGCCGCGACGTGCCGCGTCGCGCACCCGCCGAGGCCGCGGCGCTCGGCATCGTGCTGGTGCCGGAAGGACGCGGCATCTTCGCGCCGATGACGGTCGCGGAGAACCTGGAGCTCGGCGCCTATCTGCTCTCCGACAAGCGCGAATTCGCCCGCCGGCACGAGCGCGTGCTGTCGATGTTTCCACGTTTGAAAGAGCGTTTGACGCAGACGGCGGGTTCGCTGTCCGGCGGCGAGCAGCAGATGCTCGCGGTCGGGCGCGCGCTGATGGCCGAGCCGAAGATCCTGCTCCTCGACGAACCGTCGCTCGGCCTCGCGCCCCGCGTCATCGAGGAGATCCTGCAAACGCTCGGCGAACTCAACCGTCAGGGCCTGTCAATCATTCTCGTCGAACAGAAGGCGCCGCTCGTGCTCACGCTCGCGCGCCGTGCCTATCTCCTTTCGGTCGGCACGATCGCCGCCGAAATCGACCCGCGCACCATCAAGTCGCACGATGAACTCGCTCATTACTATCTGGGCTAA
- a CDS encoding branched-chain amino acid ABC transporter permease translates to MNSLITIWAKARGNLVALVLWGLAAALILYSYVTGGYFIAVLHFAFIYTVLVTGLNIFMGFTGQVSFGHNAFAAIGGYTSAVLTATYGWEPLSAGLVGLAGALICALVIGYPVLRLRGHYLAMATLAIGLIVYEVAVQWDSVTKGYMGIAGIPPLGIGAYTVTSDRGILVFLLIVAALALLSAAGIRRSRLGRAFVAAAGSEDAARALGIDVARYKLIAFMISAAYAAIAGSLFVHAVGFVSPEVFGLPMVVLSFTMLYVGGIGTIAGPALGAIIISALPESFRTFKDYQDLAYGAALIAILIYAPRGLASLPELWARWRGRKA, encoded by the coding sequence ATGAACTCGCTCATTACTATCTGGGCTAAGGCCCGCGGCAATCTCGTTGCGCTGGTGCTGTGGGGACTTGCCGCAGCGCTCATCCTCTATTCGTACGTGACGGGTGGCTATTTCATCGCCGTTCTGCACTTCGCCTTCATCTACACGGTGCTGGTGACGGGGTTGAACATCTTCATGGGCTTCACCGGACAGGTGTCGTTCGGCCACAACGCTTTCGCGGCCATCGGCGGCTACACCTCGGCCGTGTTGACCGCGACCTACGGCTGGGAGCCGTTGTCGGCGGGCCTTGTCGGACTCGCCGGCGCGCTCATCTGCGCCCTGGTGATCGGCTACCCGGTGCTGCGTCTGCGCGGTCACTATCTTGCGATGGCGACCTTGGCGATCGGCCTCATCGTCTACGAGGTGGCGGTGCAGTGGGATTCGGTGACCAAGGGCTATATGGGCATTGCCGGCATCCCGCCTCTCGGCATCGGTGCTTACACCGTCACGTCGGACCGCGGCATTCTGGTGTTTCTGCTGATCGTGGCGGCGCTTGCGCTCCTGTCGGCGGCGGGCATCCGCCGCTCCCGCCTGGGCCGCGCCTTCGTTGCGGCCGCCGGCAGCGAGGACGCGGCACGCGCGCTCGGCATCGATGTCGCCCGTTACAAGCTCATCGCCTTCATGATCTCGGCCGCCTACGCGGCCATCGCCGGCTCTCTGTTCGTGCACGCGGTCGGCTTCGTCAGCCCGGAAGTGTTCGGCCTGCCGATGGTCGTATTGTCCTTCACGATGCTCTATGTCGGCGGAATCGGCACCATCGCGGGACCGGCGCTCGGCGCCATCATCATCTCGGCGCTGCCCGAAAGCTTCCGTACCTTCAAGGACTATCAGGACCTCGCTTACGGCGCGGCGCTGATCGCCATCCTGATCTATGCGCCGCGCGGCCTCGCATCGCTGCCGGAGCTTTGGGCGCGATGGCGCGGGAGGAAAGCATGA
- a CDS encoding ABC transporter ATP-binding protein, translated as MSLLRIEGLTRRFGGLVAVDDVSLDIPADGLSAIIGPNGAGKTTLFNMISGFMPPSAGSVHFDGQKISGLPPESIARRGLIRTFQLVQLFEGLTVLENVKVGCHLHTRGGLLAALMPLSRARAEEASVEVTARRLVEETGLATQAGTYAAVLPYGQKRLLEITRALAARPKLLLLDEPAAGLNRQETDALAILLRRIVAEGTAILLIEHDMNLVMNVADRIAVLDFGRLIAKGKPDEVRRNPDVIAAYLGTQEAARA; from the coding sequence ATGAGCCTCCTTCGCATCGAGGGCCTCACGCGCCGCTTTGGCGGCTTGGTCGCCGTCGACGACGTGTCGCTGGACATTCCGGCCGATGGCCTCTCCGCCATCATCGGCCCGAACGGCGCCGGCAAGACGACCTTGTTCAACATGATCTCCGGCTTCATGCCGCCGAGCGCCGGCAGCGTGCACTTCGACGGGCAGAAGATCAGCGGCCTGCCGCCGGAAAGCATCGCGCGCCGCGGCCTCATCCGCACCTTCCAGCTCGTGCAGCTGTTCGAAGGGCTCACCGTTCTCGAGAACGTGAAGGTCGGCTGCCACCTGCACACGCGCGGCGGGCTGCTGGCCGCCCTGATGCCATTGTCGCGCGCGCGGGCGGAGGAAGCCTCGGTCGAGGTAACGGCGCGCCGGCTTGTCGAAGAGACCGGGCTGGCCACTCAGGCCGGGACTTACGCCGCCGTTCTGCCTTACGGCCAGAAGCGCTTGCTCGAGATCACCCGCGCGCTTGCGGCAAGGCCGAAGCTCTTGTTGCTCGACGAACCGGCCGCTGGTCTGAACCGGCAGGAGACCGATGCGCTCGCGATCTTGTTGCGCCGTATCGTTGCCGAAGGCACCGCTATTCTCCTCATCGAGCACGACATGAACTTGGTGATGAACGTTGCCGACCGCATCGCGGTGCTCGATTTCGGCCGTCTGATTGCGAAGGGCAAGCCCGACGAGGTGCGGCGCAATCCGGATGTGATCGCCGCCTATCTCGGTACCCAGGAGGCCGCCCGTGCTTGA
- a CDS encoding branched-chain amino acid ABC transporter permease — translation MLDLLAQSILSGVGVGAIYGLIGIGFCVIYNASGIVNFAQGAFVMLGGMLTHAVMTKLGWPLPVAAVIAVIVVAASGVLLERIVVRPLWNRGSTMFVMILATLAAQIVVERMTLIAAGDQPRSLPVFTDLAPLRIFGLAISFQFLWIVGCSVVVIAGLALFFSSTKTGKAMRACSINRDAAALQGIRVSRMLALAFALSAALGAVAGILITPTQYTAFNVGVPFAISGFIAAIVGGFGRPLGAFAGGILLGVAQALAIVFLGSAFKNVAALSILLLFLFVRPTGLLGPAK, via the coding sequence GTGCTTGACCTTCTGGCTCAATCGATTCTGAGCGGCGTCGGCGTTGGCGCCATCTACGGCCTCATCGGCATCGGCTTTTGCGTGATCTACAACGCGAGCGGCATCGTGAACTTCGCGCAGGGCGCCTTCGTGATGCTCGGCGGGATGCTGACGCATGCCGTGATGACCAAGCTCGGCTGGCCGCTGCCCGTTGCCGCGGTGATTGCCGTCATCGTGGTCGCGGCCTCCGGCGTATTGCTCGAGCGCATTGTGGTGCGGCCGCTGTGGAATCGCGGCTCGACCATGTTCGTGATGATTCTCGCGACATTGGCGGCGCAGATCGTCGTCGAACGCATGACGCTTATCGCGGCCGGCGATCAGCCGCGTTCGCTGCCGGTGTTCACCGACCTGGCGCCGCTGCGGATCTTCGGCCTCGCCATCAGTTTCCAGTTCCTCTGGATCGTCGGCTGCTCGGTCGTCGTCATCGCCGGGCTCGCGCTGTTCTTCTCCTCGACCAAGACCGGCAAGGCCATGCGGGCCTGCTCGATCAACCGCGATGCGGCTGCGCTGCAAGGCATTCGCGTCTCGCGCATGCTGGCGCTCGCATTCGCGTTGAGCGCCGCGCTCGGTGCCGTTGCCGGCATCCTGATCACGCCGACGCAGTACACGGCGTTCAACGTCGGCGTGCCGTTTGCCATCAGCGGCTTCATCGCCGCGATCGTCGGCGGCTTCGGCCGCCCGCTCGGCGCATTCGCGGGTGGCATTCTGCTTGGCGTTGCGCAGGCGCTCGCCATCGTGTTTCTCGGCTCCGCCTTCAAGAATGTCGCGGCGCTTTCTATCCTGTTGCTGTTTCTATTTGTCCGCCCGACGGGGCTTCTCGGCCCCGCCAAGTAA
- a CDS encoding cupin domain-containing protein gives MDIHAIDWSKIEWKQIRPGVEQKAFSGDGATVALHRLMPGHEPRPHSHPHEQIAYIMSGRIRFFIGDEVRDVGPGGLVLIPSNVRHWGEVIGDEPVMNLDVFTPKRPEYAP, from the coding sequence ATGGACATTCATGCGATCGACTGGAGTAAGATTGAGTGGAAGCAGATCCGCCCGGGGGTGGAGCAGAAGGCGTTTTCCGGCGACGGCGCGACCGTCGCGCTGCACCGGTTGATGCCGGGGCACGAGCCAAGGCCGCACAGCCATCCGCACGAGCAGATCGCCTACATCATGTCGGGACGCATCCGCTTCTTCATCGGCGATGAAGTGCGCGACGTCGGCCCAGGCGGCCTCGTGCTGATCCCGTCGAATGTGCGGCACTGGGGCGAGGTGATCGGTGACGAACCGGTGATGAACCTCGACGTGTTCACGCCCAAGCGCCCCGAATATGCGCCGTGA
- a CDS encoding ferredoxin--NADP reductase, whose product MSLNVETVLDVRHWTDTLFSFVATRDTGFRFVNGQFTMIGLEVNGKPLLRAYSMASSSYEENLEFFSIKVDNGPLTSRLKHIKPGEKLLVGRKPTGTLIHSNLLPGETLYLLSTGTGLAPFLSVIKDPETYERFNKVVLVHGCRFIAELAYQEFITQTLPQDEFIGEQVRQQLIYYPMVTREEFRNRGRITDGLASNKLTSDIGLPPLDRERDRVMICGSPAMLADLVTMLKDRNFVEGSGSEPGHYVIEKAFVER is encoded by the coding sequence ATGAGTTTGAATGTTGAAACGGTCTTGGATGTTCGCCATTGGACGGACACCCTATTCAGTTTCGTTGCTACCCGAGACACAGGCTTTCGTTTCGTCAACGGCCAGTTCACGATGATCGGCCTCGAAGTCAACGGCAAGCCGTTGCTACGGGCCTATAGCATGGCAAGTTCCAGCTACGAGGAGAACCTCGAGTTCTTCAGCATCAAGGTCGACAACGGTCCGCTGACGTCGCGCCTCAAGCACATCAAGCCTGGTGAGAAGCTGCTCGTCGGCCGCAAGCCGACCGGCACTTTGATTCATTCCAATCTGCTGCCCGGCGAAACTTTGTATCTCCTGTCCACCGGCACCGGCCTCGCGCCCTTTTTGAGCGTCATCAAGGATCCTGAGACGTACGAGCGTTTCAACAAGGTCGTTCTGGTGCACGGCTGCCGCTTCATCGCCGAATTGGCTTACCAGGAGTTCATCACGCAGACGCTGCCCCAAGACGAATTCATCGGCGAGCAGGTCCGTCAGCAGTTGATCTATTATCCGATGGTGACCCGCGAAGAGTTCCGCAATCGCGGGCGGATCACCGACGGCCTTGCATCGAACAAGCTCACCTCGGACATCGGCCTGCCGCCGCTCGACCGCGAGCGGGATCGCGTCATGATCTGCGGCAGCCCGGCGATGCTGGCCGACCTGGTCACCATGTTAAAGGACCGAAACTTCGTCGAAGGCAGCGGCTCGGAGCCCGGCCACTACGTCATCGAGAAGGCCTTCGTCGAGCGGTAG
- a CDS encoding amidohydrolase family protein yields the protein MAQCDVLIKRARLRGVPDLQDIAVRDGRIAAIEPALTFDAKAVIDADGRLVTESFANPHLHLCKVWTLSMVEDEARENYHGEQMGKAMGAIEVASRVKANYAESWIVENARRAVALAAIYGNLHIRAFADVDSKARLEGLNALLKVRDEFRGIVDVQVVAFAQDGILREPGTKDLMREAMERGADVVGGIPWIEYTDAAAAEHIAFCFDLAAEFDKDVSMLLDDAGDPGLRTLEMFAIEAIKRGWQGRALAHHCRAMSLYPKPYLHRLIGTLRAADVSVVSDPHTGPLHACVQELLAEGVNVCLGQDDISDAYYPFGRNNMLEVVFLASHLLWMMSREEIERLYDLATVNAGKAINVPLKIAVGSPANLVVSRERDVLEAVRFHGEPLHVISHGKVVDLVRLKEIAGR from the coding sequence ATGGCCCAATGCGATGTCCTCATCAAGCGTGCGCGATTGCGCGGTGTCCCCGACCTTCAGGACATCGCCGTTCGCGACGGCCGCATTGCGGCGATAGAGCCGGCGCTGACCTTCGACGCGAAGGCCGTCATCGATGCGGATGGCCGTCTCGTGACGGAATCCTTCGCCAATCCGCATCTGCATCTGTGCAAGGTCTGGACCTTGTCCATGGTGGAGGACGAAGCGAGGGAGAACTATCACGGCGAACAGATGGGCAAGGCCATGGGTGCGATCGAGGTCGCGAGCAGGGTCAAGGCCAACTACGCCGAAAGCTGGATCGTCGAGAACGCGCGCCGCGCCGTGGCGCTTGCCGCGATCTACGGCAATCTGCACATCCGCGCCTTCGCCGACGTCGATAGCAAGGCCCGTCTCGAAGGTTTGAACGCTTTGCTTAAGGTGCGCGACGAGTTCCGCGGCATCGTCGATGTGCAGGTCGTCGCCTTCGCGCAAGACGGCATTTTGCGCGAGCCCGGTACCAAGGATCTGATGCGCGAGGCAATGGAGCGCGGCGCCGATGTGGTCGGTGGCATTCCTTGGATCGAATACACCGATGCGGCGGCGGCCGAGCACATTGCTTTCTGTTTCGACTTGGCGGCCGAGTTCGATAAAGACGTGTCGATGTTGCTCGACGATGCCGGCGATCCCGGCCTGCGCACGCTGGAAATGTTCGCTATCGAAGCGATCAAACGCGGCTGGCAAGGGCGGGCTTTAGCGCATCATTGCCGCGCCATGAGCCTCTATCCGAAGCCTTATCTGCATCGGCTGATCGGCACTTTGCGGGCGGCCGATGTGTCGGTCGTCAGCGATCCGCACACCGGGCCGTTGCATGCCTGCGTACAGGAGCTGCTGGCCGAAGGCGTCAATGTCTGTCTCGGCCAGGACGATATTTCGGACGCTTACTATCCCTTCGGCCGCAACAACATGCTGGAAGTCGTCTTCCTCGCCTCGCATCTGCTCTGGATGATGTCGCGCGAGGAAATCGAGCGGCTTTACGACCTTGCGACCGTGAACGCCGGCAAGGCAATCAACGTGCCGTTGAAGATCGCGGTCGGTAGTCCTGCGAACTTGGTGGTGTCGCGCGAGCGCGACGTGCTCGAGGCTGTCCGCTTTCACGGCGAGCCCTTGCACGTCATCAGCCACGGCAAGGTCGTCGATCTTGTCCGCTTGAAGGAGATCGCCGGCCGCTGA
- a CDS encoding amidohydrolase family protein, translating to MDAKAPVTIAIEEHYNDPNLVAHFTGLDLRRPPTIASKLLDLGETRLREMDEGGVDIQVLSHAGPTTQKLDPDTAVRMAKVTNDRLAETVAGKPDRFAGFAVLPTPAPEAAADELERCITDLGFKGAVVNGLTNGKFLDERPFWPILARAEKLGVPIYLHPALPSPEVSKVYYDDLSGQYPELRGPVWGFAAETGTQAVRMVLSGALAEFPNLQLVLGHLGEAIPFMLWRIDDLLARPVYDGMRFSDVFRRNFHLTTSGNFSDTALACSIAEVGIDRILFAVDWPFASNKAATDWLKQTSLSDADKAKILGENARRLLKM from the coding sequence ATGGACGCCAAAGCACCCGTCACCATCGCGATCGAAGAGCACTACAACGATCCGAACCTCGTCGCGCACTTCACCGGCCTCGATCTCCGCCGCCCCCCGACCATCGCCAGCAAACTGCTCGACCTTGGCGAAACGCGCCTGCGCGAGATGGACGAGGGGGGCGTCGATATTCAGGTGCTGTCGCATGCCGGGCCGACGACGCAGAAACTCGATCCGGATACGGCCGTGCGCATGGCCAAGGTCACCAATGACCGGCTGGCCGAAACCGTCGCCGGCAAACCCGACCGCTTTGCCGGCTTTGCCGTCCTACCGACGCCGGCCCCGGAGGCGGCCGCCGATGAGCTCGAACGCTGCATCACCGACCTCGGATTCAAGGGCGCCGTCGTCAACGGCCTGACCAACGGCAAATTCCTCGACGAGCGGCCGTTCTGGCCGATCCTCGCCCGCGCCGAGAAACTCGGCGTGCCGATCTATCTGCACCCCGCTTTGCCAAGCCCCGAAGTCAGCAAGGTCTATTACGACGACCTTAGCGGCCAGTACCCTGAGCTCCGTGGCCCCGTCTGGGGCTTCGCCGCCGAGACCGGCACGCAAGCGGTGCGGATGGTGTTGAGCGGCGCGCTCGCCGAGTTTCCGAACCTGCAACTCGTCCTCGGCCATCTCGGCGAGGCGATCCCGTTCATGCTGTGGCGCATCGACGATCTCTTGGCACGCCCGGTCTACGACGGCATGCGCTTTAGCGACGTATTCCGTCGCAACTTCCATCTGACGACGAGCGGCAACTTCTCCGACACGGCGCTGGCCTGCAGCATCGCCGAAGTGGGCATCGACCGCATCCTCTTTGCGGTGGATTGGCCCTTCGCTTCCAACAAGGCCGCCACCGACTGGTTGAAGCAAACCAGTCTCAGCGACGCCGACAAGGCGAAGATCCTCGGCGAGAACGCACGCCGCCTGCTCAAGATGTGA